One window of the Archangium primigenium genome contains the following:
- a CDS encoding tetratricopeptide repeat protein yields MYNLLIALGVGLAITLGVKLTNLGPLWAGIIPGTIAFLATYFLLAQRVGKELQKLMLAVQKELQGQPTSQKDAQGRLERAIKMLEGGLVYEKRQFLVGPEVHAQIGMLKYMSKDLDGAQRHFAQASSRNYMAKAMEGALHFQKKDFAAMKKAFEAAAAAGKKESIVWAVYAWCLVQNKEKDEALKVLGRGVDANPSDDKLKNSLSALQNDKRLKMKPYEPLWWQFGLEAPPPQMIGGGGRRVQFTPRR; encoded by the coding sequence TCGCCCTCGGCGTGGGCCTCGCCATTACCCTCGGTGTCAAGCTCACCAACCTCGGGCCCCTCTGGGCGGGCATCATCCCGGGCACCATCGCCTTCCTGGCCACCTACTTCCTGCTCGCCCAGCGAGTGGGCAAGGAACTGCAGAAGTTGATGCTCGCCGTGCAGAAGGAGCTCCAGGGCCAGCCCACCAGCCAGAAGGACGCCCAGGGCCGGCTCGAGCGCGCCATCAAGATGCTCGAGGGCGGCCTCGTCTACGAGAAGCGCCAGTTCCTCGTGGGCCCCGAGGTGCACGCCCAGATTGGAATGTTGAAGTACATGTCCAAGGATCTGGACGGCGCCCAGCGCCACTTCGCCCAGGCGAGCAGCCGCAACTACATGGCCAAGGCCATGGAGGGCGCCCTGCACTTCCAGAAGAAGGACTTCGCCGCCATGAAGAAGGCCTTCGAGGCCGCCGCGGCCGCCGGCAAGAAGGAGTCCATTGTCTGGGCCGTGTACGCCTGGTGTCTGGTGCAGAACAAGGAGAAGGACGAAGCGCTCAAGGTGCTGGGCCGGGGCGTGGACGCCAACCCGAGCGATGACAAGCTCAAGAACAGCCTGTCCGCGCTGCAGAACGACAAGCGGCTCAAGATGAAGCCCTACGAGCCCTTGTGGTGGCAGTTCGGTCTGGAGGCCCCGCCCCCGCAGATGATCGGCGGCGGCGGCCGGCGGGTTCAGTTCACCCCGCGACGCTGA
- a CDS encoding diguanylate cyclase — protein MQRQDRHGEKPLILVVDDDPGTRESLLELLSARFDVLGADSGRSGVELARERHPDLVLLDRFLSNEDGLTVLECLQHDRSTEAVPVIFLTGDSDEATLEKCLEMGAVDFVHKPASTRELVARIDRALRQSEQQQRLQQMAQTDALTGLANFRALSARLEEEFKRSNRYDYPLSVVVIDLDHLKAINDGMGHDVGNRAILALANLLRTNLREVDFAARFGGDEFVALLPHQTAAEAAVLAERIRTGLRGVKITRADGRPAPFGLSVSVGIADHSLSNPRESTDELLRAADAALYEAKREGRDRVVVQHPAELAAPRSAQRH, from the coding sequence ATGCAGCGTCAGGACCGCCACGGCGAGAAGCCCTTGATCCTGGTCGTGGACGACGACCCGGGCACGCGCGAGAGCTTGTTGGAGCTGCTCTCGGCCCGCTTCGACGTGCTGGGCGCCGACAGCGGCCGCTCCGGGGTGGAGCTGGCGCGCGAGCGCCACCCGGACCTCGTGCTGCTCGACCGCTTCCTGTCCAACGAGGACGGGCTCACGGTGCTCGAGTGCCTGCAGCATGACCGGAGCACGGAGGCCGTGCCGGTCATCTTCCTCACGGGGGACTCGGACGAGGCCACCCTGGAGAAGTGCCTGGAGATGGGCGCGGTGGACTTCGTGCACAAGCCGGCCAGCACGCGCGAGCTCGTGGCGCGCATCGACCGCGCGCTGCGGCAGAGCGAGCAGCAACAGCGCCTGCAGCAGATGGCCCAGACGGACGCGCTCACGGGCCTGGCCAACTTCCGCGCCCTGTCCGCGCGCCTGGAGGAGGAGTTCAAGCGGTCCAACCGCTACGACTACCCCCTGTCCGTGGTCGTCATCGACCTGGATCACCTCAAGGCCATCAACGACGGCATGGGCCACGACGTGGGCAACCGCGCCATCCTGGCGCTCGCCAACCTCTTGCGCACCAACCTGCGCGAGGTGGACTTCGCGGCGCGCTTCGGCGGGGACGAGTTCGTCGCCCTGCTGCCCCACCAGACCGCCGCCGAGGCCGCCGTGCTCGCCGAGCGCATCCGCACGGGCCTGCGCGGCGTGAAGATCACCCGGGCGGACGGCCGCCCCGCGCCCTTCGGGCTGAGCGTGAGCGTGGGCATCGCGGATCACTCGCTGAGCAACCCGCGCGAGAGCACCGACGAGCTGCTGCGGGCCGCCGACGCGGCGCTCTACGAGGCCAAGCGCGAGGGGCGCGACCGGGTGGTGGTGCAGCACCCGGCGGAGCTCGCGGCTCCGCGCTCGGCACAGCGGCACTAG
- a CDS encoding response regulator gives MNGGRLASGSRVAIIGGGIAGVGMATSLLFNARARGCTVDVRVYDGGDPSAIAPPAVLTPECRSRLAALGCRIPLEWRAHELRGVEVISHGQREVVPGTPGGLWVVDGWPQGQGGVALVREMLAGAATAQGAKFIQRRVERVENQPSAPDAPAAVRKCGPLIVRAQGSGERFHAVALATGAGPSLGDAFFPGFQPAPTVAAVQARLRPASLQAPTPLARLWLSPLPTVDGLWLLPGAQSVYALAFGPAVTPADLCQALMMAARDGLVEEGFELTAVETTRLPYGPGRTLVAPGQLAVGAVALGHPLQLGLTETLASCSRAAVALLDAGLEKPALERRYVRDGLAELLEDATAGARCIPWLRRAGRQAPRAFLTARLRGTSGGMGGGGVLGLSAPTPLALLSSLRWAGIRETLASWVHTTLEPLPTTIPAMEPDLYYIVDDDPEQREAMTQLLESTGARVVAFADELALFCAVARRPPTAILLDVVLHWVDGLRLCEGLKQHPLTRDTRVVVMSGLNRPHVRQRALDAGAEAFLPKPVEPERLLRQLLGLVPAAPAVPAPSALTEESGRYAS, from the coding sequence ATGAACGGTGGCAGGCTGGCGAGCGGCTCACGGGTGGCCATCATCGGGGGAGGCATCGCCGGGGTGGGCATGGCGACCTCCCTGCTCTTCAATGCCCGGGCCCGCGGATGCACCGTCGACGTGCGCGTGTATGACGGCGGCGACCCGAGCGCCATCGCGCCCCCCGCCGTGCTCACGCCCGAGTGCCGCTCGCGCCTGGCGGCGCTCGGCTGCCGGATTCCCCTGGAGTGGCGCGCGCACGAGTTGCGCGGCGTGGAGGTGATCTCCCACGGCCAGCGCGAGGTGGTGCCCGGCACGCCCGGCGGCCTGTGGGTGGTGGACGGCTGGCCCCAGGGCCAGGGCGGCGTGGCGCTCGTGCGCGAGATGCTCGCGGGGGCGGCCACCGCCCAGGGGGCCAAGTTCATCCAGCGGCGCGTGGAGCGGGTGGAGAACCAGCCCTCCGCGCCGGACGCGCCCGCGGCGGTGCGCAAGTGTGGCCCGCTCATCGTGCGCGCCCAGGGCAGTGGCGAGCGCTTCCACGCGGTGGCCCTGGCCACGGGCGCGGGGCCCTCGCTGGGCGACGCCTTCTTCCCGGGCTTCCAGCCGGCGCCCACCGTGGCCGCCGTGCAGGCGCGGCTGCGGCCCGCCTCGCTCCAGGCCCCTACCCCGCTCGCCCGGCTGTGGCTCTCGCCCCTGCCCACCGTGGACGGCCTGTGGCTCTTGCCCGGGGCCCAGTCGGTGTACGCGCTCGCCTTCGGCCCCGCGGTGACGCCCGCGGACCTGTGCCAGGCCCTGATGATGGCGGCCCGGGACGGACTCGTGGAGGAGGGCTTCGAGCTCACCGCCGTGGAGACCACGCGCCTGCCCTACGGGCCGGGCCGCACCCTCGTGGCCCCCGGCCAGCTCGCCGTGGGCGCGGTGGCGCTCGGCCACCCGCTGCAACTCGGCCTCACCGAGACGCTCGCCTCGTGCAGCCGCGCCGCCGTGGCCCTGCTCGACGCGGGACTGGAGAAGCCCGCCCTGGAGCGGCGCTACGTGCGCGACGGCCTCGCCGAGCTGCTCGAGGACGCGACGGCCGGGGCCCGCTGCATCCCCTGGCTGCGCCGCGCGGGCCGCCAGGCGCCTCGTGCCTTCCTCACCGCCCGCCTGCGCGGCACGTCCGGGGGCATGGGGGGCGGCGGCGTGCTCGGCCTGTCCGCGCCCACGCCCCTCGCCCTGCTCTCCAGCCTGCGCTGGGCCGGCATCCGCGAGACGCTGGCCTCCTGGGTGCACACCACCCTGGAGCCCCTGCCCACGACGATCCCCGCCATGGAGCCGGACCTCTACTACATCGTGGATGACGACCCGGAGCAGCGCGAGGCGATGACGCAGCTGCTGGAGTCCACGGGCGCGCGGGTGGTGGCCTTCGCGGACGAGCTCGCCCTCTTCTGCGCGGTGGCCCGCCGGCCGCCCACCGCCATCCTCCTGGACGTGGTGCTGCACTGGGTGGACGGCCTGCGGCTGTGCGAGGGCCTCAAGCAGCACCCGCTCACCCGCGACACCCGCGTGGTGGTCATGAGCGGCCTCAACCGGCCCCACGTGCGCCAGCGCGCGCTCGACGCCGGCGCCGAGGCCTTCCTGCCCAAGCCCGTGGAGCCCGAGCGCCTCCTGCGCCAGCTGCTCGGTCTGGTGCCCGCGGCCCCGGCCGTGCCGGCCCCGAGCGCGCTCACCGAGGAGTCGGGGCGCTACGCGTCCTGA
- the miaA gene encoding tRNA (adenosine(37)-N6)-dimethylallyltransferase MiaA — MERPVLTVIAGPTASGKSALAVALALRHGGEIVGADSQQVYRHFDIGTAKPSEAECAAVPHHLLSVVEPLEPFSAAEYQRRADAAIADIHARGRRVFVVGGTGMYLRILLHGLVEAPGADPALRARLEALAVAEGREAVHRRLAEVDPESAAKLPPQDLLRVIRALEIHAQTGKPASVFRREHAFSGGRYPFRMVVLEPPREALYQAINARTETLYARGLVDEVRALLARGYGEAAPMRSVGYVQARAVVEGRLTEREAIAQTAQETRHYAKRQMTWFRKEPGARFVPPPYAGLQDA, encoded by the coding sequence GTGGAGCGGCCGGTCCTCACCGTCATCGCCGGCCCCACCGCCTCGGGCAAGTCCGCGCTCGCCGTGGCGCTGGCCCTGCGCCACGGCGGGGAGATCGTCGGCGCGGACTCGCAGCAGGTGTACCGGCACTTCGACATCGGCACCGCCAAGCCCTCGGAGGCCGAGTGCGCCGCGGTGCCGCACCACCTGCTGTCCGTGGTGGAGCCCCTGGAGCCCTTCTCCGCCGCCGAGTACCAGCGGCGGGCCGACGCGGCCATCGCGGACATCCACGCGCGGGGCCGGCGGGTGTTCGTCGTGGGGGGCACGGGCATGTACCTGCGCATCCTCCTGCACGGGCTGGTGGAGGCGCCGGGGGCGGATCCCGCGCTGCGCGCGCGGCTGGAGGCGCTCGCCGTCGCCGAGGGCCGCGAGGCCGTGCACCGGCGGCTCGCCGAGGTGGATCCGGAGTCGGCCGCGAAGCTGCCCCCGCAGGACCTGTTGCGCGTCATCCGGGCGCTGGAAATCCACGCCCAGACGGGCAAGCCCGCCTCGGTGTTCCGGCGGGAGCACGCCTTTTCCGGGGGCCGCTACCCGTTTCGCATGGTGGTACTGGAGCCGCCGCGCGAGGCGCTCTACCAGGCCATCAACGCGCGCACGGAGACGCTCTACGCGCGGGGACTGGTGGACGAGGTGCGCGCGCTCCTGGCGCGGGGTTATGGCGAGGCCGCGCCCATGCGCAGCGTGGGCTACGTGCAGGCGCGCGCGGTGGTGGAGGGGCGGCTGACGGAGCGCGAGGCCATCGCCCAGACGGCCCAGGAGACGCGCCACTACGCCAAGCGCCAGATGACGTGGTTTCGCAAGGAGCCGGGGGCGCGCTTCGTGCCCCCGCCCTATGCCGGGCTTCAGGACGCGTAG
- the hisS gene encoding histidine--tRNA ligase yields MNDILPGEVEVWQHVERTARELFARFGYGEARTPTVEDTALFVRSVGEETDIVGKEMYTFEDKGGRSLSLRPEGTAPAARAYIEHSVLNQEPLTRWFYMGPMFRYERMKTGRYRQFHQIGAEAYGSKEPAQDVEMMDLVVQLLQALGLRDVSLNINSLGDDACRPAYQEKLVGHLRAHVDELCADCKVRLERNPLRVLDCKVERCQQIAQAAPSILESLCTPCREHFENVQRKLRALGIAFEVNHRIMRGLDYYTRTTFEFIAAHPVLGTASTVGGGGRYDKLVKALGGPDVPAVGFGLGLDRLCLLLRESGQTFGLKAQLFIAVADEGSADEALTIASRLRREGLRVELDTRGGSLKSQMKRADKVGATYTLVLGELERTSGQANLKPMAGGEPVPVKLAELAQALHAAAKPTA; encoded by the coding sequence ATGAACGACATCCTCCCGGGTGAGGTGGAGGTGTGGCAGCACGTGGAGCGCACGGCGCGCGAGCTCTTCGCGCGCTTTGGCTACGGCGAGGCCCGCACGCCCACCGTGGAGGACACCGCGCTCTTCGTGCGCAGCGTGGGCGAGGAGACGGACATCGTCGGCAAGGAGATGTACACCTTCGAGGACAAGGGCGGCCGCAGCCTGTCCCTGCGCCCCGAGGGCACCGCGCCCGCCGCGCGCGCCTACATCGAGCACTCGGTGCTGAACCAGGAGCCGCTCACGCGCTGGTTCTACATGGGCCCCATGTTCCGCTACGAGCGCATGAAGACGGGCCGCTACCGGCAGTTCCACCAGATCGGCGCCGAGGCGTACGGCTCGAAGGAGCCCGCCCAGGACGTGGAGATGATGGACCTGGTGGTGCAGCTGCTCCAGGCGCTGGGCCTGCGCGACGTGTCGCTCAACATCAACTCGCTCGGGGACGACGCGTGCCGGCCCGCCTACCAGGAGAAGCTGGTGGGGCACCTGCGCGCGCACGTGGACGAGCTGTGCGCGGACTGCAAGGTGCGCCTGGAGCGCAACCCCCTGCGCGTGCTGGACTGCAAGGTGGAGCGCTGCCAGCAGATCGCCCAGGCCGCGCCGAGCATCCTCGAGTCCCTGTGCACGCCGTGCCGCGAGCACTTCGAGAACGTGCAGCGCAAGCTGCGCGCCCTGGGCATCGCCTTCGAGGTCAACCACCGCATCATGCGGGGGCTCGACTACTACACGCGCACCACCTTCGAGTTCATCGCCGCGCACCCGGTCCTGGGCACGGCGAGCACCGTGGGCGGGGGCGGGCGCTACGACAAGCTGGTCAAGGCGCTGGGCGGGCCGGACGTGCCCGCGGTGGGCTTCGGGCTGGGGCTCGACCGGCTCTGCCTGCTCCTGCGCGAGAGCGGCCAGACATTCGGCCTGAAGGCCCAGCTCTTCATCGCCGTGGCGGACGAGGGCTCGGCGGACGAGGCCCTGACGATCGCGAGCCGGCTGCGCCGCGAGGGCCTGCGGGTGGAGCTGGACACGCGCGGCGGCAGCCTCAAGAGCCAGATGAAGCGCGCGGACAAGGTGGGCGCCACGTACACGCTGGTGCTCGGCGAGCTGGAGCGCACGAGTGGCCAGGCGAACCTCAAGCCCATGGCCGGGGGTGAGCCGGTGCCCGTGAAGCTCGCGGAGCTGGCCCAGGCGCTGCACGCCGCGGCCAAGCCCACGGCCTGA
- the asd gene encoding archaetidylserine decarboxylase (Phosphatidylserine decarboxylase is synthesized as a single chain precursor. Generation of the pyruvoyl active site from a Ser is coupled to cleavage of a Gly-Ser bond between the larger (beta) and smaller (alpha chains). It is an integral membrane protein.): MDEQNFMKLMQILPKSALSTAVGMATRLPVPAPLHRAAIKTFAKMYKVDMAEAEHALEHYPTFAEFFTRGLKVGARTIDPGEKVVVSPVDGAVSQVGYSEHGRVLQAKDIHYSVGELLGDEAAAKPFHGGAWTTIYLSPRDYHRIHAPLGGTITGYAYIPGEFWPVNPASVKNKQSLFCVNERLITYLDTVAGKCAVVKVGATCVSRIKAAYEDVITHQGKPGKVHRYDTAIAVEKGGELGRFEMGSTVILLFEPGRVKWAESLVPEAVVRLGSRIGEIP; encoded by the coding sequence ATGGACGAACAGAACTTCATGAAGCTCATGCAGATCCTCCCCAAGTCCGCCCTGTCCACGGCGGTGGGGATGGCCACGCGTCTGCCCGTGCCCGCGCCGCTGCACCGCGCGGCCATCAAGACGTTCGCGAAGATGTACAAGGTGGACATGGCCGAGGCCGAGCACGCGCTCGAGCACTACCCCACGTTCGCCGAGTTCTTCACCCGCGGGCTCAAGGTGGGGGCGCGCACCATCGATCCGGGCGAGAAGGTCGTGGTGTCCCCGGTGGACGGCGCCGTGTCCCAGGTGGGCTACTCCGAGCACGGCCGGGTGCTGCAGGCCAAGGACATCCACTACTCGGTGGGCGAGCTGCTCGGGGACGAGGCGGCGGCGAAGCCCTTCCACGGCGGCGCCTGGACGACCATCTACCTGTCGCCGCGGGACTACCACCGCATCCACGCGCCGCTGGGCGGCACCATCACCGGCTACGCGTACATCCCGGGCGAGTTCTGGCCGGTGAATCCCGCGTCGGTGAAGAACAAGCAGTCGCTGTTCTGCGTGAACGAGCGGCTCATCACGTACCTGGACACCGTGGCGGGCAAGTGCGCCGTGGTGAAGGTGGGCGCGACCTGCGTGTCGCGCATCAAGGCCGCCTACGAGGACGTCATCACCCACCAGGGCAAGCCGGGCAAGGTGCACCGCTACGACACGGCCATCGCCGTGGAGAAGGGCGGGGAATTGGGCCGCTTCGAGATGGGCTCCACCGTCATCCTGCTGTTCGAGCCGGGCCGGGTGAAGTGGGCCGAGAGCCTGGTGCCCGAGGCCGTGGTGCGCCTGGGCAGTCGCATCGGGGAGATTCCGTGA
- a CDS encoding RecQ family ATP-dependent DNA helicase: protein MPSPTEVLRSVFGFPGFRGGQEPVVSRLLEGRSVLAIFPTGAGKSLCYQLPALMLEGLTLVVSPLIALMKDQLDFLTRQGVRAARIDSTLGPDELRQVYADLRAGTLQLLYVAPERLANERFLQTLKGLRLSMLAVDEAHCISEWGHNFRPEYMKLAPLARTLGVERVLALTATATPSVARDIAAAFGIAAGDVVQTGFHRPNLTLRVTPTGGGDARRELLLQRLGARARGATIIYVTLQRTAEELATFLRGHGHDALAYHAGMEPEARHAVQDRFMASPDAVVVATIAFGMGIDKSDIRAVYHYNLPKSLENHAQEIGRAGRDGQPSDCELLAAREDVTVLENFTFGDTPTPEAVAGVLEHVLGQGETFDLSVHELSGTHDVRPLVIETLLTYLELDGLIESTGPFYNAYKFQELKPLDEAIAGFDAARAAFLRGVFAHAERKRTWSVLDLATVMRETGEPRARIVAALNYLEEQEVLKLQVTGVRQGYRKKARSVGAEALTRTMQERFLEREARDARRLGQVLAFVDHAGCRTRFLLAYFGEELGKDCGHCDVCAGEHPGVLPPAPDAEAREAQVRAEVARMRAERQDALASPRQLARFLCGITSPSATRAKLTRHPRFGALSDVPFQQVLDLARP, encoded by the coding sequence ATGCCCTCCCCCACCGAAGTGCTGCGCTCCGTGTTCGGCTTTCCAGGCTTTCGCGGCGGCCAGGAGCCCGTCGTCTCGCGCCTCCTGGAGGGCCGCTCGGTGCTGGCCATCTTCCCCACCGGCGCGGGCAAGAGCCTGTGCTACCAGCTGCCCGCGCTGATGCTCGAGGGGCTCACCCTGGTCGTCTCGCCCCTCATCGCGCTGATGAAGGATCAGCTCGACTTCCTCACGCGCCAGGGCGTGCGCGCCGCGCGGATCGACTCGACGCTCGGGCCGGACGAGCTGCGCCAGGTGTACGCGGACCTGCGCGCGGGCACGCTCCAATTGCTCTACGTCGCCCCCGAGCGCCTGGCCAACGAGCGCTTCCTCCAGACGCTCAAGGGCCTCCGCCTGTCCATGCTCGCGGTGGACGAGGCCCACTGCATCAGCGAGTGGGGCCACAACTTCCGGCCCGAGTACATGAAGCTCGCCCCGCTCGCGCGCACCCTGGGCGTGGAGCGCGTGCTGGCGCTCACCGCCACGGCCACGCCCTCGGTGGCGCGCGACATCGCCGCCGCGTTCGGCATCGCCGCGGGGGACGTCGTGCAGACGGGCTTCCACCGCCCCAACCTCACCCTGCGCGTGACGCCCACCGGGGGCGGCGACGCGCGGCGCGAGCTGCTCTTGCAGCGGCTCGGCGCCCGGGCGCGCGGCGCGACGATCATCTACGTCACGCTCCAGCGCACCGCCGAGGAGCTGGCCACGTTCCTGCGCGGCCACGGCCACGACGCGCTCGCCTACCACGCCGGCATGGAGCCCGAGGCGCGCCACGCGGTGCAGGACCGGTTCATGGCCTCCCCGGACGCGGTGGTGGTCGCGACGATCGCCTTCGGCATGGGCATCGACAAGAGCGACATCCGCGCCGTCTACCACTACAACCTGCCCAAGAGCCTGGAGAACCACGCGCAGGAGATCGGCCGCGCGGGACGCGATGGCCAGCCCTCGGACTGCGAGCTGCTCGCGGCCCGCGAGGACGTGACGGTGCTGGAGAACTTCACCTTCGGCGACACCCCCACCCCCGAGGCCGTGGCGGGTGTGCTCGAGCACGTGCTCGGCCAGGGCGAGACGTTCGACCTGTCCGTCCACGAGCTGTCCGGCACCCACGACGTGCGCCCGCTGGTCATCGAGACGCTGCTCACCTACCTGGAGCTGGACGGGCTCATCGAGTCCACCGGCCCCTTCTACAACGCGTACAAGTTCCAGGAACTCAAGCCCCTGGACGAGGCCATCGCCGGCTTCGACGCCGCGCGCGCGGCCTTCCTGCGGGGCGTGTTCGCCCACGCCGAGCGCAAGCGCACCTGGAGCGTGCTGGACCTGGCCACGGTGATGCGCGAGACGGGCGAGCCGCGCGCGCGCATCGTCGCGGCCCTCAACTATCTGGAGGAGCAGGAGGTGCTCAAGCTCCAGGTGACGGGGGTGCGCCAGGGCTACCGGAAGAAGGCCCGGAGCGTCGGTGCCGAGGCGCTCACCCGCACGATGCAGGAGCGCTTCCTCGAGCGCGAGGCGCGGGACGCGCGGCGGCTGGGCCAAGTGCTGGCCTTCGTGGACCACGCGGGGTGCCGCACCCGCTTCCTGCTCGCGTACTTCGGCGAGGAGCTGGGAAAGGACTGTGGCCACTGCGACGTGTGCGCGGGCGAGCACCCCGGCGTGCTGCCCCCGGCCCCGGACGCCGAGGCGCGCGAGGCCCAGGTGCGCGCGGAGGTGGCCCGCATGCGCGCCGAGCGCCAGGACGCCCTCGCCTCCCCGCGCCAGCTCGCGCGCTTCCTGTGCGGCATCACCTCGCCGAGCGCCACGCGCGCGAAGCTCACGCGCCACCCGCGCTTTGGCGCACTCTCGGACGTCCCCTTCCAGCAGGTGCTCGACCTCGCGAGGCCGTGA